One genomic segment of Rivularia sp. PCC 7116 includes these proteins:
- a CDS encoding PqqD family protein, which translates to MNLSKMDCEISEFSTVVTVSDQVSSDLGGEAVILNMKTGIYHGLNEVGAKIWDLIEQPKTVKEIHNLIVEEYEVEPEVCKNDLLSLLKNLQSVGLIEVKNETAA; encoded by the coding sequence ATGAACCTTTCAAAAATGGATTGCGAAATCTCTGAATTTTCAACAGTAGTAACCGTATCAGATCAGGTTTCTTCCGACCTTGGTGGTGAAGCAGTTATCCTTAATATGAAGACTGGAATTTATCACGGATTAAATGAAGTTGGTGCGAAAATTTGGGATTTGATCGAGCAACCAAAAACCGTGAAAGAGATTCACAACTTAATTGTTGAAGAGTACGAAGTAGAACCCGAAGTTTGTAAAAATGACCTGTTATCACTGCTTAAAAATTTACAATCTGTAGGGCTAATTGAAGTAAAAAATGAGACTGCTGCGTAA
- a CDS encoding lasso peptide biosynthesis B2 protein, with protein sequence MRLLRKLNKTFRLNPEDLYFVFVTFILLGTIRLGLRFVELSVLLKLLQKVSKPEFPLLGINLIQSALSLEKIVSAVNLTTRNMPGGAKCLARALTVRTLMSRNGYSPELCIGVAKNEEKFEAHAWIEYQGQVIVGFLPDLPRYIPLPSLEGIKL encoded by the coding sequence ATGAGACTGCTGCGTAAACTGAATAAAACTTTTCGTCTGAATCCTGAAGATTTATATTTTGTTTTTGTCACCTTTATTTTATTAGGAACAATTAGATTAGGGTTGCGGTTTGTTGAGTTATCTGTACTTCTGAAACTACTTCAAAAAGTTAGTAAACCAGAATTCCCGCTTTTGGGTATCAACTTAATCCAATCTGCTTTATCTCTAGAAAAAATTGTTTCTGCTGTAAACCTGACAACTCGCAATATGCCGGGTGGTGCAAAATGTTTGGCTCGTGCTTTAACTGTTCGGACATTAATGAGTCGTAATGGTTATTCCCCCGAACTTTGCATCGGTGTTGCTAAAAACGAAGAAAAATTTGAGGCTCATGCTTGGATTGAATATCAGGGGCAAGTAATCGTTGGTTTTCTTCCCGATCTTCCTCGCTACATCCCATTACCATCTCTTGAAGGAATTAAACTATGA
- a CDS encoding lasso peptide isopeptide bond-forming cyclase, whose protein sequence is MSGIVGVHYLDGRPVNGEDLSKMVDILAHRGPDGADTWIGQSVGLGHRMLWTTRESLIETLPLVKQDGNLVITSDARIDNREELIAALQINNRPSDKIGDSELILAAYGKWGEQCLEHLLGDFAFAIWDKGKQQLFCARDHIGIKPFYYCRNSDTFVFASEIKAIHTLPNIERKVNETRIAEYLLIVFEDKTTTFYQDIFRLPPGHCMTVSKEDIKIRCYWELNPQKELRLGSDEEYAEAFREIFTEAVRCRLRSAFPIGSTLSGGLDSSAITCLARNLLDKNQPLHTFSVIFDEMSQCDERPFINEVLAQGNFTPHYLNGDKLTPLEDINRMMWYHDEPFYFANSYLYWNTCPIAKNEGIRILLDGFDGDTSVSHGLGYFDELANQGRWFKLIKELKHREKYTEQSLWSSLSPYLWVHALKPSHRKFIYRVRRKLAKLNKFRKGKSNTQANTNQIINDKFVERITLKEHLQSLEEKRYKPQPRERDCHYQSLNWGLIPFFLEVIDKSAAAASIEANHPLFDKRLVEFCLSLPPEQKIHQGWTRMILRRGMENILPKKVQWRTDKNNFEPAVIHALLDLNRELVEKVILHNSEDVEDYVDMEAVRKIFQKLISERKPSDVIPVWVTTLLGYWRSK, encoded by the coding sequence ATGAGCGGCATCGTCGGCGTACATTACCTTGATGGTCGTCCTGTCAACGGCGAAGACTTATCAAAAATGGTTGATATATTAGCCCATCGCGGACCCGATGGCGCAGATACCTGGATAGGTCAGTCTGTTGGCTTAGGGCACCGGATGTTATGGACTACCCGCGAGTCTCTCATAGAAACATTACCCTTGGTTAAGCAAGATGGTAATTTAGTTATTACATCTGATGCTCGCATCGATAATCGTGAAGAGTTGATTGCTGCACTACAGATAAATAACCGCCCTTCTGATAAGATAGGTGATAGCGAACTGATACTGGCAGCTTACGGGAAGTGGGGCGAACAATGCCTGGAGCATTTATTAGGTGACTTTGCCTTCGCGATTTGGGATAAAGGGAAGCAGCAACTATTTTGCGCTAGAGACCATATAGGAATTAAACCTTTTTACTACTGCCGCAATAGTGATACCTTCGTTTTTGCTTCTGAGATCAAGGCAATTCATACCTTACCTAATATTGAGCGTAAAGTTAATGAAACCCGAATCGCCGAATATCTGCTAATTGTATTTGAAGATAAAACCACAACTTTTTATCAAGATATCTTTCGATTGCCTCCTGGGCACTGCATGACTGTAAGTAAGGAAGATATAAAAATAAGGTGTTACTGGGAATTAAATCCTCAAAAAGAACTTAGGCTAGGTTCAGACGAAGAGTATGCAGAAGCTTTTCGCGAAATATTCACCGAAGCAGTACGCTGTCGTCTACGTAGTGCGTTCCCTATCGGTTCTACCCTCAGCGGTGGACTTGATTCTTCCGCTATCACCTGTTTAGCAAGGAATCTCTTAGATAAAAATCAACCTCTGCATACCTTCTCTGTGATTTTTGATGAGATGTCACAGTGTGATGAGCGTCCCTTTATTAACGAAGTTTTAGCTCAAGGAAACTTTACACCTCACTATTTAAATGGTGATAAATTAACTCCTTTAGAAGATATCAATCGGATGATGTGGTATCACGACGAACCATTTTATTTTGCAAACTCGTATCTATATTGGAATACTTGTCCTATAGCTAAAAATGAAGGTATTCGGATTCTGTTAGACGGTTTTGATGGGGATACCAGCGTTTCTCACGGCTTAGGATACTTTGACGAACTAGCAAATCAGGGACGATGGTTTAAGTTAATTAAGGAGTTAAAACACAGGGAAAAGTATACAGAACAATCTTTGTGGAGTTCGCTATCGCCTTATTTGTGGGTACACGCACTCAAACCATCACATCGCAAATTTATCTATCGGGTGCGACGGAAACTAGCGAAACTCAACAAATTTAGAAAAGGCAAGAGCAATACTCAAGCTAATACGAATCAAATCATCAATGATAAATTTGTCGAGCGTATTACTTTAAAGGAACATCTGCAAAGCTTGGAAGAAAAAAGATATAAACCGCAGCCAAGGGAAAGGGATTGTCACTATCAATCTTTAAATTGGGGACTTATACCTTTCTTTCTCGAAGTTATAGACAAGAGTGCAGCAGCAGCTTCTATTGAAGCCAATCATCCACTGTTTGATAAGCGCTTAGTAGAGTTTTGTTTATCACTTCCTCCCGAACAAAAAATTCATCAAGGATGGACTCGGATGATATTACGTCGGGGAATGGAAAATATTCTACCTAAAAAAGTGCAGTGGCGTACCGACAAGAACAACTTTGAACCAGCTGTTATCCACGCATTATTAGATTTGAATCGCGAGCTTGTAGAGAAAGTGATTTTACATAATTCCGAAGATGTTGAGGATTATGTAGACATGGAAGCAGTCCGTAAGATTTTTCAAAAATTGATTTCTGAAAGAAAGCCTAGTGATGTTATTCCGGTTTGGGTAACAACTCTTTTAGGATACTGGCGTTCAAAGTAA
- a CDS encoding ABC transporter ATP-binding protein, translating into MQAGKILKKMRSRWRLGGALRLVWQSSPKLAIARLIFLIFQGILPLIPLYLGKLLIDTVAASLNAADKQAAFQEAIILLVLTALVTILNTVVSSLAEVINTAQGQQVTNHMQNILHAKSIEVDLEYYENSKYYDALQRAQQEASFRPTQIVNRLAQVVQNGISLIAIVGLLLSLHWGIAGVLFVAAIPAMLVRGKYSQIIYDWQRKNTSKERQIQYFGSLLTSDLYAKEIRLFGLGHIFSERFYRLKIKMYKEGLNIVTRRAAANIIAQVISGILIFTAYTFIFYQTIQGILAIGDLVLYYQAFQKGQSSLQGMLRHFNSLYEDNLFLANLYEFLDLKPKVVEPNNPKSFPHPMQSGIVFDNVSFEYSNSNRKALQSVNLTVKPGEVVALVGENGSGKTSLIKLLCRLYDPTAGKITIDGIDIRQFQIPALRQEIGVIFQDYAKYHLTANENIWLGNTHVEPNNNQILQAARMAGADDVISKLPKGYDTILGKLFEQGEELSIGQWQKIALARAFLRKSQVIVLDEPTSAMDPKAEEEVFRKFRELIQGQAAILISHRLSTVKMADRIYVMEGGKVIENGSHQELMQQNGTYAYLFETQAQNYR; encoded by the coding sequence ATGCAAGCAGGTAAAATACTCAAAAAGATGCGTAGCCGATGGCGGCTCGGGGGCGCATTACGCTTAGTTTGGCAAAGCAGTCCTAAACTGGCGATCGCCCGTTTAATATTTCTCATTTTTCAAGGGATTCTACCATTAATACCTCTATATCTCGGCAAACTGCTTATCGACACAGTTGCCGCAAGTTTAAATGCTGCTGACAAGCAAGCTGCTTTTCAGGAAGCCATAATTTTACTGGTGCTGACAGCCTTAGTAACTATTCTTAATACGGTAGTTTCTTCTCTAGCTGAGGTGATTAATACTGCTCAAGGTCAGCAAGTCACCAATCATATGCAGAATATTCTTCATGCAAAATCAATTGAGGTAGATTTAGAATACTACGAAAATTCCAAATATTATGATGCATTACAACGGGCGCAACAAGAAGCATCTTTTCGACCGACGCAAATTGTAAATAGGTTAGCTCAGGTTGTTCAAAATGGAATTTCTTTAATTGCCATAGTTGGTTTATTGCTGTCATTACACTGGGGAATTGCTGGAGTTCTTTTTGTTGCTGCGATTCCTGCAATGTTAGTTAGGGGTAAATATTCTCAAATAATCTATGATTGGCAGCGGAAAAACACATCCAAAGAAAGACAAATACAGTATTTTGGTTCGCTATTAACATCAGATTTATACGCTAAAGAAATCCGTTTATTTGGACTAGGTCATATTTTCAGCGAAAGATTTTACCGCTTGAAAATAAAAATGTACAAGGAAGGCTTGAACATTGTCACCCGACGTGCTGCTGCTAATATTATTGCTCAAGTAATATCGGGAATTTTAATATTTACTGCTTATACCTTTATTTTTTACCAAACGATTCAAGGTATTCTTGCTATAGGCGACCTAGTACTATATTACCAAGCATTTCAAAAGGGACAAAGCTCTCTTCAAGGAATGCTGCGTCACTTTAATTCCTTATACGAAGACAACCTGTTTCTTGCTAACCTCTATGAATTCTTAGACTTAAAACCCAAAGTTGTCGAGCCTAACAACCCGAAATCTTTTCCTCATCCAATGCAGTCAGGGATTGTTTTTGATAATGTGAGTTTTGAGTATTCCAACAGTAATCGTAAAGCACTGCAAAGCGTTAACTTGACTGTTAAACCTGGAGAAGTTGTAGCATTAGTAGGGGAAAACGGCTCGGGGAAAACAAGTTTAATTAAATTGCTTTGCCGATTATACGACCCTACTGCCGGTAAAATTACCATTGATGGTATTGATATCCGTCAGTTTCAGATTCCCGCACTTCGACAGGAAATAGGAGTAATTTTCCAAGATTACGCTAAATATCATTTAACGGCAAATGAAAATATTTGGTTGGGGAACACTCACGTCGAACCGAATAACAATCAAATTTTGCAGGCTGCACGTATGGCTGGTGCTGATGACGTTATATCCAAGTTACCCAAAGGCTATGACACCATCCTAGGAAAATTATTTGAGCAGGGGGAAGAATTAAGTATTGGTCAGTGGCAAAAAATAGCCTTAGCCAGAGCATTTTTACGTAAATCCCAGGTAATTGTCCTAGACGAACCAACCAGCGCTATGGACCCCAAAGCAGAAGAAGAGGTTTTTCGCAAATTCCGCGAATTGATTCAGGGGCAAGCTGCGATTCTGATTAGCCACCGTTTATCAACAGTAAAAATGGCTGACAGAATTTATGTAATGGAAGGTGGGAAAGTAATTGAAAATGGTTCTCACCAAGAATTAATGCAGCAAAATGGTACTTATGCTTATTTATTTGAAACTCAAGCTCAGAACTATCGTTAA